From the Saimiri boliviensis isolate mSaiBol1 chromosome X, mSaiBol1.pri, whole genome shotgun sequence genome, one window contains:
- the MAGEE1 gene encoding melanoma-associated antigen E1: MSLVSQNSRRRRRRGAKATAHNSEIQAPNAPGLPGDVAGSDVPQGSIDSQILQGLCASEGPSTSVLPTSAEGPSTFVPPNISEASSASGQPTVSEGTGTSVLPTPSEGLSTSGPPTMSKGLCTSVTLAASEGQNTSRLPTSSEEPSTSLPPTVSERPSTSVPPTPGEGTSTSVPPTAFEGPSTSVVSTVADGPSTSVPPTPGEEASTSVSLTATEGLSISVPATPDEGLSTSVPPNVPEGLSTSVPPTPDEGPSTSVPATSNEGPSTSVLPAASDKQSTSLVPTFSKGSSTSVLPTATEGLSTSVQPTPGEGLSISVPPTPGEGLSISVPPTPGEGLSTSVPPTATDGPSTSVPPTPSEGPSNSVPPTASEGPSSSVLPTPGEGKNTSVLPTASEGPSTSMVPTPYEGPSPSVLANPGEGPSTSLLPTVSDGQSTSFLPTPSKGSSTSVPPATTEGLSTSVQPSHGEGPSTSVPPTLGEGLCTSVPSTATEGLSITVPPTPGEGPSTLVQPTASNGPGSSVLPTPGEGPSTLFSSSASMDRNPSKCSVVLPSPGESKASVDSDSECPKGAEGPIEFQVLRDCESPNSITIMGLSTSRVAITLKPQDPMEQNVAELLQFLLVKDQSKYPIRESEMREYIVKEYRNQFPEILRRAAAHLECIFRFELRELDPEAHTYILLNKLGPVPFEGLEESPNGPKMGLLMMILGQIFLNGNQAKEAEIWEMLWRMGVQRERRLSIFGNPKRLLSVEFVWQRYLDYRPVSDCKPVEYEFFWGPRSHIETTKMKILKFMAKIYNKDPMDWPEQYNEALEEDAARAFAEGWQALPHFRRPFFEEVAGEVASPDSEVSNYSSKYPPHSWPESRLESKARKLVQLFLLMDSTKLPIPKKGILYYIGRECSKVFPDLLNRAARTLNHVYGTELVVLDPRNHSYTLYNRREMEETEEIVDSPNRPGNNFLMQVLSFIFIMGNHARESAVWAFLRGLGVQSGRKHVITCRYLSQRYIDSLRVPDSDPVQYEFVWGPRARLETSKMKALRYVARIHRKEPQDWPQQYREAMEDEANRADIGHRQFFVHNFR, from the coding sequence ATGTCTCTGGTAAGCCAGAAttcgcgccgccgccgccgccgcggtgCAAAGGCCACTGCGCACAACAGCGAAATCCAGGCCCCTAATGCCCCCGGGCTCCCCGGTGATGTGGCAGGCTCAGACGTCCCCCAGGGTTCCATCGACTCCCAGATCCTCCAGGGCCTCTGTGCCTCTGAGGGCCCAAGCACCTCCGTTCTGCCCACCTCCGCTGAGGGTCCAAGCACCTTTGTGCCGCCTAACATCTCTGAGGCCTCAAGCGCCTCCGGGCAGCCCACCGTCTCTGAGGGAACTGGCACCTCCGTGCTGCCCACCCCCAGTGAGGGCCTAAGCACCTCTGGGCCTCCCACCATGTCTAAGGGGCTGTGCACATCTGTGACGCTTGCCGCCTCGGAGGGCCAGAACACCTCCAGGCTGCCCACTTCCTCTGAGGAACCGAGCACCTCCCTGCCGCCCACCGTCTCTGAGAGACCGAGCACCTCCGTGCCGCCCACCCCTGGTGAGGGAACGAGCACCTCCGTGCCGCCCACCGCCTTTGAGGGACCGAGCACCTCCGTGGTGTCCACCGTTGCTGATGGACCGAGCACCTCCGTGCCGCCCACCCCTGGTGAGGAAGCGAGCACCTCCGTGTCGCTCACCGCCACTGAGGGCCTGAGCATCTCCGTGCCGGCCACTCCTGATGAGGGACTGAGCACCTCCGTGCCGCCCAACGTCCCTGAGGGCCTGAGCACTTCCGTGCCGCCCACCCCTGATGAGGGACCGAGCACCTCCGTGCCGGCCACCTCTAATGAGGGACCGAGCACCTCCGTGCTGCCTGCCGCCTCTGACAAACAAAGCACCTCGTTAGTGCCCACCTTCAGTAAGGGATCAAGCACCTCCGTGCTACCCACCGCCACTGAGGGCCTGAGCACCTCCGTGCAGCCCACTCCTGGTGAGGGACTGAGCATCTCCGTGCCTCCCACCCCTGGTGAGGGACTGAGCATCTCCGTGCCTCCCACCCCTGGTGAGGGACTGAGCACCTCTGTGCCTCCCACTGCCACCGACGGCCCGAGCACCTCCGTGCCGCCCACTCCCAGTGAGGGACCGAGCAACTCCGTGCCACCCACAGCCTCTGAGGGACCGAGCAGCTCCGTGCTGCCCACCCCTGGTGAGGGAAAGAACACCTCTGTGCTGCCCACCGCCTCTGAGGGACCAAGCACCTCCATGGTCCCCACCCCTTATGAGGGACCAAGCCCCTCCGTGCTGGCCAACCCTGGTGAGGGACCGAGCACCTCCTTGCTGCCCACCGTCTCTGATGGACAAAGCACCTCCTTCCTGCCCACCCCTAGTAAGGGATCAAGCACCTCCGTGCCACCCGCCACCACTGAGGGCTTGAGCACCTCTGTGCAGCCTAGTCATGGTGAGGGACCGAGCACCTCCGTGCCGCCCACCCTTGGTGAAGGACTGTGCACCTCTGTGCCTTCCACTGCCACTGAGGGATTGAGCATCACCGTGCCGCCTACTCCTGGTGAGGGACCAAGTACCCTAGTGCAGCCCACCGCCTCCAACGGACCGGGAAGCTCCGTGCTGCCCACCCCTGGTGAGGGCCCGAGCACACTGTTTAGCTCAAGTGCTTCTATGGACCGGAACCCCTCCAAGTGCTCTGTTGTTTTGCCAAGCCCTGGGGAATCCAAGGCCTCTGTGGACTCAGACTCTGAGTGTCCTAAGGGTGCAGAAGGCCCTATAGAGTTCCAGGTCCTGAGAGACTGTGAGAGCCCCAACTCTATTACTATTATGGGCCTCAGTACTTCCCGGGTTGCAATTACCCTGAAGCCCCAGGACCCTATGGAACAGAATGTAGCTGAGCTGTTGCAGTTCCTGCTGGTGAAGGATCAGAGCAAGTACCCTATCCGGGAGTCTGAAATGCGGGAATATATTGTTAAAGAATATCGCAACCAGTTTCCTGAGATACTCAGGCGAGCAGCAGCCCACCTGGAGTGCATTTTTAGGTTTGAATTGAGAGAACTTGACCCTGAGGCACACACCTACATTCTGCTCAACAAACTGGGACCTGTGCCCTTTGAAGGGTTAGAAGAGAGCCCAAATGGGCCAAAGATGGGCCTCCTTATGATGATTCTAGGCCAAATATTCCTGAATGGCAACCAAGCCAAGGAGGCTGAGATTTGGGAAATGCTCTGGAGGATGGGGGTGCAGCGGGAAAGGAGGCTTTCCATTTTTGGGAACCCAAAGAGACTTCTGTCTGTGGAGTTTGTATGGCAGCGTTACTTAGACTACAGGCCAGTAAGTGACTGTAAGCCAGTGGAGTATGAGTTTTTCTGGGGCCCAAGATCCCACATAGAAACCACCAAGATGAAAATTCTGAAGTTCATGgctaaaatatataacaaagatCCTATGGATTGGCCAGAGCAATACAACGAAGCTCTGGAAGAAGATGCAGCCAGAGCGTTTGCTGAGGGTTGGCAGGCCCTCCCTCACTTTAGGAGGCCCTTTTTTGAGGAAGTTGCTGGAGAGGTAGCATCCCCTGATTCAGAGGTTTCCAACTATTCCTCAAAATATCCCCCACATTCATGGCCTGAGTCAAGATTGGAGAGCAAGGCGAGGAAGTTGGTACAGTTATTTCTGCTTATGGATTCAACTAAGCTGCCTATACCAAAGAAAGGAATTCTGTACTACATTGGCAGAGAGTGCAGCAAAGTGTTCCCTGACCTCCTGAATCGTGCTGCCCGCACCCTGAACCATGTGTATGGGACAGAGCTAGTGGTACTTGATCCCAGGAATCACTCCTATACCCTGTACAACCGAAGGGAGATGGAAGAAACTGAGGAGATTGTAGACAGTCCAAACAGGCCTGGCAACAACTTTTTGATGCAGGTCCTAAGTTTCATCTTTATAATGGGCAACCATGCCAGGGAGTCTGCAGTCTGGGCCTTTCTAAGAGGCTTAGGGGTTCAATCTGGGAGAAAGCATGTGATTACTTGCAGATATTTGAGTCAGCGCTACATAGACAGTTTACGAGTTCCAGACAGTGATCCAGTGCAATATGAGTTTGTGTGGGGTCCTAGAGCCCGTCTGGAAACTTCCAAGATGAAAGCCCTGCGATATGTGGCCAGAATCCACAGAAAGGAGCCACAGGACTGGCCACAGCAGTACAGGGAGGCAATGGAAGATGAGGCCAATAGAGCTGACATTGGGCACAGGCAATTCTTTGTTCACAACTTCAGGTAG